The following are encoded in a window of Nocardioides houyundeii genomic DNA:
- a CDS encoding quinone-dependent dihydroorotate dehydrogenase — protein MERHHRGHLMYDVIFDTVLTRVDPERAHHVGFGAIRAARPLTRRVLGAWERPVGTPVTAMGLTFPHVLGLAAGFDKNALGIDALAGLGFGHVEIGTVTGEPQPGNPTPRLFRLPGDRAIVNRMGFNNDGAEAVARRLAARGRNDVVVGVNIGKTKAVPEESAIGDYQKSAGLLAPLADYLVVNVSSPNTPGLRDLQAVEKLEPLLRAVRRRADEVVDDRRVPLLVKIAPDLSDEDVLAVADLTLAVGLDGISATNTTITRDRLTTDPSEVERIGAGGLSGAPLRARAEEVTAMLRRRVGPDLTIIGVGGISTVPEARARLAAGATLIQAYTAFVYGGPLWPRRIARGLAGG, from the coding sequence GTGGAACGCCATCACCGGGGCCACCTGATGTACGACGTCATCTTCGACACGGTGCTGACCCGGGTGGACCCCGAGCGTGCCCACCACGTCGGGTTCGGGGCGATCCGCGCCGCGCGTCCCCTGACCCGTCGGGTGCTGGGCGCCTGGGAACGCCCGGTCGGCACCCCGGTGACGGCCATGGGCCTCACGTTCCCGCACGTCCTGGGGCTCGCTGCCGGCTTCGACAAGAACGCCCTCGGCATCGACGCGCTGGCCGGGCTGGGTTTCGGGCACGTGGAGATCGGCACCGTCACCGGGGAGCCGCAGCCGGGCAACCCCACCCCGCGGCTGTTCCGGCTGCCGGGGGACCGAGCCATCGTCAACCGGATGGGGTTCAACAACGACGGCGCGGAGGCGGTGGCCCGACGGCTGGCCGCGCGTGGCCGCAACGACGTGGTGGTCGGGGTCAACATCGGCAAGACGAAGGCGGTGCCCGAGGAGTCGGCGATCGGCGACTACCAGAAGAGCGCCGGCCTGCTCGCGCCGCTCGCCGACTACCTGGTCGTCAACGTCTCCTCGCCCAACACCCCCGGGCTGCGCGACCTGCAGGCGGTGGAGAAGCTGGAGCCCCTGCTGCGCGCCGTACGGCGGCGCGCCGACGAGGTCGTGGACGACCGTCGGGTGCCGTTGCTGGTCAAGATCGCGCCCGACCTCAGCGACGAGGACGTGCTCGCGGTGGCGGACCTCACCCTGGCCGTGGGCCTGGACGGCATCAGCGCGACCAACACCACCATCACCCGTGACCGCCTGACCACCGACCCGAGCGAGGTGGAGCGGATCGGCGCCGGGGGCCTGTCGGGCGCCCCGCTGAGGGCCCGGGCCGAGGAGGTGACGGCGATGCTGCGCCGTCGGGTGGGGCCCGACCTCACCATCATCGGAGTCGGCGGCATCAGCACGGTGCCCGAGGCGCGGGCTCGGCTGGCGGCCGGCGCCACCCTCATCCAGGCCTACACCGCCTTCGTCTACGGCGGACCGTTGTGGCCCCGGCGGATCGCCCGCGGCCTGGCCGGCGGCTGA
- the pyrF gene encoding orotidine-5'-phosphate decarboxylase, with protein MTVVPTFGARLSEAMSTRGRLCVGIDPHAGLLLEWGLGDDVAGLERFAMTCVEALAPVVSVVKPQSAFYERFGSAGIAVLERVVAESRAAGALVLLDVKRGDIGSTTRAYADAYLDPASPLASDAITASPFLGFGSLDPMVEVARRHGGGLFVLALTSNKEGAEVQSAVSGADTVAGTVLANLSRLNAGAEPMGDFGAVIGATIGRPAEDLDFNGPILAPGFGAQGGTVEDLRRIFGASASRVLPSTSREVLRAGPDLISLRDAARRGNDAIAVLGEG; from the coding sequence ATGACCGTCGTACCGACCTTCGGAGCCCGGCTGAGTGAGGCGATGTCCACCCGTGGGCGGCTGTGCGTGGGCATCGACCCCCACGCGGGGCTGCTGCTGGAGTGGGGCCTGGGCGACGACGTCGCCGGGTTGGAGAGGTTCGCGATGACGTGCGTCGAGGCGCTCGCTCCGGTGGTCTCGGTGGTGAAGCCGCAGAGCGCGTTCTACGAGCGGTTCGGCAGCGCCGGGATCGCGGTCCTGGAGCGCGTGGTGGCCGAGTCCCGCGCGGCCGGGGCCCTGGTCCTGCTGGACGTCAAGCGGGGCGACATCGGCTCCACCACCCGGGCCTACGCCGACGCCTACCTGGATCCGGCCTCCCCGCTGGCCTCGGACGCGATCACCGCCTCGCCCTTCCTGGGCTTCGGGTCGCTGGACCCGATGGTCGAGGTGGCGCGGCGGCACGGCGGCGGACTCTTCGTGCTGGCTCTGACGTCGAACAAGGAGGGGGCCGAGGTCCAGTCCGCGGTCTCGGGCGCGGACACGGTGGCCGGCACCGTGCTGGCCAACCTGAGCCGGCTCAACGCCGGTGCCGAGCCGATGGGGGACTTCGGAGCGGTCATCGGGGCCACGATCGGCCGACCCGCAGAGGACCTGGACTTCAACGGGCCGATCCTGGCGCCGGGCTTCGGCGCCCAGGGCGGCACGGTGGAGGACCTGCGCCGGATCTTCGGCGCCTCGGCCTCCCGGGTCCTGCCGAGCACCTCGCGGGAGGTGCTGCGCGCCGGCCCGGACCTGATCTCGCTGCGGGACGCGGCACGTCGCGGCAACGACGCGATCGCGGTGCTGGGCGAGGGCTGA
- a CDS encoding dihydroorotate dehydrogenase electron transfer subunit: MPDVVPTRALPDRGPVHATGEVLATRRAGAYRVLTLAVPGIPERFRPGQFVAVSLDTAHLARRPLWIHRVRATGTHGATLEVVVEPCGVGGRWLSALPQGARLPVTGPLGRPFALPRESVPCLLVGEGYAAAALFSLAERLRDRECPVTMLVAARDEAHLLSALEARRLARSVTVVTEDGSVGSRGTAATHVGAALDASGAPVVYAAGAASTLAVVAREASARGVSSQVALERPMPCATGLCHACVVPVLGGDGGVLQVRACLEGPALPGDRVLWDELG; encoded by the coding sequence GTGCCGGACGTCGTACCCACTCGGGCGCTGCCGGACCGGGGCCCGGTGCACGCCACGGGGGAGGTGCTGGCGACCAGGCGAGCCGGCGCCTACCGCGTCCTGACGCTGGCGGTCCCGGGCATCCCCGAGCGCTTCCGGCCCGGGCAGTTCGTCGCGGTCTCCCTGGACACCGCGCACCTGGCCCGCCGCCCGCTGTGGATCCACCGGGTCCGCGCCACCGGCACGCACGGGGCGACCCTCGAGGTAGTGGTGGAGCCGTGCGGGGTGGGAGGCCGGTGGCTCAGCGCCCTGCCGCAGGGCGCCCGGCTGCCGGTCACGGGTCCCCTGGGACGCCCCTTCGCGCTGCCCCGGGAGTCGGTGCCCTGCCTGCTGGTGGGGGAGGGGTACGCCGCGGCGGCCCTGTTCAGCCTGGCCGAGCGGCTCCGCGACCGGGAGTGCCCCGTCACCATGCTGGTGGCCGCCCGGGACGAGGCCCATCTCCTCTCCGCGCTGGAGGCGCGCAGGCTGGCCCGCAGCGTGACGGTCGTGACCGAGGACGGCTCCGTGGGAAGCCGCGGCACGGCCGCGACGCACGTCGGGGCGGCGCTGGACGCCAGCGGTGCCCCCGTCGTGTACGCCGCCGGTGCGGCCTCGACCCTGGCCGTGGTGGCCCGCGAGGCCAGTGCGCGCGGCGTGAGCTCCCAGGTGGCCCTGGAGCGTCCGATGCCGTGCGCCACCGGCCTGTGCCACGCCTGCGTCGTACCGGTCCTGGGCGGCGACGGAGGGGTCCTGCAGGTCCGCGCCTGCCTGGAGGGGCCCGCGTTGCCGGGCGACCGCGTGCTGTGGGACGAGCTGGGATGA
- a CDS encoding tRNA-dihydrouridine synthase codes for MSGLGLRSPVMVASGCGGTGRELAPFTDLDGLAFVTRTLTSGARSGGPTPRLVESPSGFLNAVGLHNPGLTVFCETELRWLVRAGAQVFVSIAGSSLAEYAELSRSLGRTPGIAGVEVNLSVPDPEGAGVFDAREPYLAASAISVVRRELPRDLPVLAKLRLDVSRAVETARAVSEAGASAVVLGNALPAAMPDGRPAGLSGPALRPVALRCVLEVVRALPGVAVIGAGGVESTDHAREHLRAGAVAVQVGTALLHDPTTVSRLVSDLAGAPHLVRGSDSDHRDQHHHRDLHDHHAPDPHDPGRDHDRRTDLRSPAE; via the coding sequence ATGAGCGGGCTCGGGCTGAGGTCCCCGGTCATGGTCGCGTCGGGCTGCGGAGGGACGGGCCGGGAGCTGGCTCCCTTCACCGACCTCGACGGCCTGGCGTTCGTCACCCGCACGCTGACCTCGGGCGCCAGGAGCGGCGGCCCGACGCCGCGCCTGGTCGAGTCGCCGAGCGGGTTCCTCAACGCCGTGGGGCTGCACAACCCCGGCCTCACGGTGTTCTGCGAGACCGAGCTGCGCTGGCTGGTCCGGGCCGGCGCGCAGGTGTTCGTCTCCATCGCCGGCTCCTCGCTCGCCGAGTACGCCGAGCTCTCGCGCAGCCTGGGCCGCACCCCCGGCATCGCCGGGGTGGAGGTCAACCTCTCGGTGCCCGACCCCGAGGGTGCCGGGGTCTTCGACGCCCGCGAGCCCTACCTGGCGGCGTCCGCGATCTCCGTGGTGCGCCGCGAGCTGCCCCGTGACCTCCCCGTCCTGGCCAAGCTGCGGCTCGACGTCTCCCGGGCGGTGGAGACGGCCCGCGCGGTGAGCGAGGCGGGGGCGAGCGCCGTGGTGCTGGGCAACGCGCTGCCGGCCGCGATGCCGGACGGGCGCCCTGCCGGACTGAGCGGCCCTGCGCTCCGGCCGGTCGCGCTGCGCTGCGTGCTCGAGGTGGTCCGCGCCCTGCCCGGGGTCGCGGTGATCGGGGCGGGCGGGGTCGAGAGCACCGACCACGCCCGGGAGCACCTGCGCGCCGGCGCGGTCGCGGTCCAGGTCGGCACTGCCCTGCTGCACGACCCCACCACCGTGTCCCGGCTCGTCTCCGACCTGGCGGGAGCCCCCCACCTGGTGCGCGGCTCGGACTCGGACCACCGGGACCAGCACCACCACCGCGACCTCCACGACCATCACGCCCCAGACCCCCACGACCCCGGGAGAGACCATGACCGTCGTACCGACCTTCGGAGCCCGGCTGAGTGA
- the coaBC gene encoding bifunctional phosphopantothenoylcysteine decarboxylase/phosphopantothenate--cysteine ligase CoaBC: MLPEGARPRVVLGVSGGIAAYKACELLRRFTESGHDVTVVPTAAALAFVGAPTWAALSGKPVSSEVWTDVHQVPHVRVGQTADLVVVAPATADVLAKAAHGLADDLLTNTLLTARCPVVFAPAMHTEMWEHPATVANVATLRSRGALVLEPAEGRLTGKDTGKGRLPDPAEIFEIASGVLQRGAGGADLAGRTVLVSAGGTREYLDPVRFLGNRSSGLQGYALAKAAASRGASVTLVSANVALPDPAGVRVLRVETTAEMRDAVVREAARSDAVVMAAAPADFRPAAVQDAKIKKSSDGSAPALDLVQNPDILAEISSARFRPDALIVGFAAETGDQTGSVLELGRAKLARKRCDLLVVNDVSQGAVFGSADNEVVILGADGTCVEVPHGPKSRVAHAIWDEISRRLQP, from the coding sequence GTGCTCCCGGAGGGGGCGCGGCCGCGTGTCGTTCTTGGGGTGAGCGGCGGTATCGCCGCCTACAAGGCCTGCGAGCTGCTGCGCCGGTTCACCGAGTCCGGCCACGACGTCACCGTGGTCCCCACCGCCGCCGCCCTGGCCTTCGTGGGCGCCCCGACCTGGGCCGCGCTCTCGGGCAAGCCGGTCTCCAGCGAGGTGTGGACCGACGTGCACCAGGTCCCGCACGTCCGGGTGGGACAGACCGCCGACCTGGTCGTGGTCGCGCCTGCGACCGCGGACGTCCTCGCCAAGGCGGCGCACGGGCTGGCCGACGACCTGCTCACCAACACCCTGCTGACCGCGCGCTGCCCGGTGGTCTTCGCCCCCGCGATGCACACCGAGATGTGGGAGCACCCGGCGACCGTGGCCAACGTGGCGACCCTGCGCAGCCGCGGCGCCCTGGTGCTGGAGCCCGCGGAGGGGCGCTTGACCGGCAAGGACACCGGCAAGGGCCGGCTCCCGGACCCGGCCGAGATCTTCGAGATCGCCTCCGGGGTGCTCCAGCGCGGCGCTGGTGGGGCCGACCTGGCGGGTCGCACCGTGCTGGTCTCCGCCGGCGGCACCCGTGAGTACCTCGACCCGGTCCGCTTCCTGGGCAACCGGTCCTCGGGACTCCAGGGCTATGCGCTCGCCAAGGCGGCCGCCTCGCGGGGTGCTAGCGTCACCCTGGTCAGCGCCAACGTCGCCCTGCCGGACCCCGCCGGGGTGCGCGTGTTGCGGGTGGAGACCACCGCCGAGATGCGGGACGCCGTGGTGCGGGAAGCCGCACGCTCCGACGCGGTGGTGATGGCTGCGGCGCCCGCCGACTTCCGTCCCGCCGCGGTGCAGGACGCCAAGATCAAGAAGAGCTCCGACGGGTCCGCGCCCGCGCTGGACCTGGTGCAGAACCCCGACATCCTGGCGGAGATCTCCTCGGCCCGGTTCCGTCCCGACGCCCTCATCGTGGGCTTCGCCGCCGAGACGGGTGACCAGACGGGCTCGGTGCTGGAGCTGGGCCGGGCCAAGCTCGCGCGCAAGCGCTGCGACCTGCTCGTCGTCAACGACGTGAGCCAGGGTGCGGTCTTCGGCAGTGCGGACAACGAGGTGGTCATCCTCGGCGCCGACGGCACCTGCGTCGAGGTCCCGCACGGCCCCAAGTCGCGGGTCGCGCACGCCATCTGGGACGAGATCTCCCGCCGTCTCCAGCCCTGA
- a CDS encoding ABC transporter permease, with protein MSPTLQAIRLGVRRGWTEFLQSIRSTQDQGYYLFTAAAVVGYLYLRRNTEVAGTDLLLPSVSLPSILGALVAFGVVIGPASTLAMEKEDGTLLRYKAVPHGLRGYFTGQLLLQSLGLVPQLTVILVPSFWLFDGLMASSSGWFTVVWVLLLGLLALMPIGMVIGGLVPGVAKIGTWGMLPVMALAGISGVFYPIQQLWGWLQVVAQLFPMYWLSLGMRSAFLPDEAAELEIGGSWRTLETVGVLGAWAVVGAVVTPMVLRRMARRQTGSQVEAARDASLQWIR; from the coding sequence ATGAGCCCCACCCTGCAGGCGATCCGACTGGGCGTGCGGCGAGGCTGGACGGAGTTCCTCCAGAGCATCCGCAGCACCCAGGACCAGGGCTACTACCTGTTCACGGCCGCCGCGGTCGTCGGCTACCTCTACCTGCGCCGCAACACCGAGGTAGCGGGGACCGACCTGCTCCTGCCCTCCGTGTCCCTGCCGAGCATCCTGGGCGCCCTGGTGGCGTTCGGTGTGGTGATCGGTCCGGCCTCCACCCTGGCCATGGAGAAGGAGGACGGCACCCTGCTGCGCTACAAGGCGGTGCCCCACGGGCTCCGCGGCTACTTCACCGGCCAGCTGCTGCTGCAGTCACTGGGGCTGGTCCCCCAGCTCACGGTCATCCTGGTGCCGAGCTTCTGGTTGTTCGACGGCCTGATGGCGAGCTCGTCGGGCTGGTTCACCGTCGTCTGGGTGCTGCTGCTGGGGCTGCTGGCCCTGATGCCCATCGGGATGGTGATCGGCGGTCTGGTCCCGGGGGTGGCCAAGATCGGCACCTGGGGGATGCTGCCCGTGATGGCCCTCGCGGGCATCTCCGGGGTCTTCTACCCGATCCAGCAGCTGTGGGGCTGGCTCCAGGTCGTGGCCCAGCTCTTCCCGATGTACTGGCTCTCGCTGGGAATGCGCTCGGCCTTCCTGCCCGACGAGGCCGCGGAGCTGGAGATCGGCGGCAGCTGGCGAACGCTGGAGACCGTGGGCGTGCTGGGCGCCTGGGCGGTGGTCGGCGCCGTGGTGACCCCGATGGTGCTGCGGCGCATGGCGCGCCGCCAGACCGGGTCCCAGGTGGAGGCGGCCCGGGACGCCAGCCTGCAGTGGATCCGCTGA
- a CDS encoding primosomal protein N', whose protein sequence is MSAHEAGQPEMLPGLRASVADARAKAAATRRRRVDEAEPAGTDPVARVLVDVPLAHLDRPFDYQVPAAMAASAVPGARVKVRFAGQDVDGFVVARAAGSDHPGRLTPLRRVVSAEPVLSPAVAELTGAVAARYAGARADVLRLAVPPRHAGTESAPVVGAPDPAPCDPAAAARAWLDHDHADSWLQQLGDGGSPRAVWQAVPGADWPTLLAHAAAVTLHGGRGVLVCVPDHRDVVRVSAAFEQVLGPGQHSVLSAEAGPAKRYGAFLEVSRGVHRAVVGTRSAAFAPVHDLGLVVIWDDGDDLHAEPRAPYPHTREVLLMRAEQEGAAALVGGWSRTCEADYLLRTGWAQPLVPSRETVRARVRVDVAPAEDRAIGARIPGAAHAMVRRALTEGPVLVQTPRSGYAPSLACERCRTPARCRVCAGGLQLAGHTDLPTCRWCGAVEDRWRCAECGHHGLRAPVIGRDRTAEELGRMFPGTTIRSSGGERVLDGVDSHSQVVVATPGAEPVALGGYAGVLLLDTWMPLARTDLRTEEEALRRWLTAAGLVRAGGHVMAVGDPAHPALQALVRWDPAGFAAREVEQRRQAHLPPAVRLATVTGEPGAVDDALTLLALPAVAEVLGPVPVGESEVRLVVRAPRSQGGALSAALLELQRVRSARKLEAVRIQVDPHSL, encoded by the coding sequence ATGAGCGCACACGAGGCCGGGCAGCCGGAGATGCTGCCCGGCCTTCGTGCGTCCGTGGCGGACGCCCGGGCCAAGGCCGCCGCCACCCGACGCCGCCGGGTCGACGAGGCCGAGCCTGCCGGGACCGACCCCGTGGCCCGGGTCCTGGTCGACGTCCCGCTCGCCCACCTGGACCGGCCCTTCGACTACCAGGTGCCGGCCGCGATGGCCGCCAGCGCCGTCCCGGGAGCCCGGGTCAAGGTCCGTTTCGCCGGCCAGGACGTCGACGGCTTCGTGGTGGCCCGTGCGGCCGGCAGCGACCACCCTGGTCGCCTGACGCCGCTGCGCCGCGTCGTCAGCGCCGAACCGGTGCTGAGCCCCGCGGTGGCCGAGCTCACCGGGGCGGTGGCAGCCCGCTACGCCGGCGCCCGGGCCGACGTGCTCCGGCTCGCGGTGCCGCCCCGTCATGCCGGCACGGAGTCCGCGCCGGTGGTCGGCGCACCTGACCCTGCCCCCTGCGACCCGGCCGCGGCAGCCCGCGCCTGGCTCGACCACGACCACGCCGACTCGTGGTTGCAGCAGCTGGGCGACGGCGGGTCGCCCCGGGCGGTCTGGCAGGCCGTGCCCGGCGCCGACTGGCCGACGCTCCTCGCGCACGCGGCTGCGGTGACGCTGCACGGCGGCCGCGGGGTGCTGGTGTGCGTGCCCGACCACCGCGACGTCGTCCGGGTCTCCGCCGCCTTCGAGCAGGTGCTGGGGCCCGGCCAGCACTCGGTGCTCAGCGCCGAGGCCGGGCCGGCCAAGCGGTACGGCGCGTTCCTCGAGGTCTCGCGTGGGGTCCACCGAGCGGTGGTCGGCACCCGTTCGGCCGCGTTCGCGCCGGTGCACGACCTGGGCCTGGTCGTCATCTGGGACGACGGCGACGACCTGCACGCGGAGCCCCGGGCGCCCTACCCCCACACTCGGGAGGTGCTGCTGATGCGCGCCGAGCAGGAGGGCGCCGCGGCCCTGGTGGGCGGCTGGTCTCGCACCTGCGAGGCGGACTACCTGCTCCGCACCGGGTGGGCGCAGCCGCTGGTCCCGAGCCGGGAGACCGTGCGGGCGCGGGTGCGGGTCGACGTCGCCCCGGCAGAGGACCGGGCGATCGGGGCGCGCATCCCCGGGGCGGCCCATGCCATGGTGCGCCGCGCGCTGACCGAGGGACCGGTGCTGGTGCAGACGCCGCGCTCGGGCTATGCGCCGTCGCTGGCGTGCGAACGCTGCCGGACGCCGGCCCGGTGCCGCGTGTGCGCCGGAGGGCTCCAGCTCGCCGGTCACACCGACCTGCCCACGTGCCGCTGGTGCGGTGCGGTGGAGGACCGCTGGCGCTGTGCCGAGTGCGGGCACCACGGCCTGCGTGCCCCGGTGATCGGGCGGGACCGGACCGCTGAGGAGCTGGGCCGGATGTTCCCGGGCACCACCATCCGCAGCTCAGGTGGGGAGCGGGTGCTGGACGGAGTCGACTCGCACTCCCAGGTCGTGGTGGCCACCCCCGGCGCGGAGCCGGTCGCCCTGGGGGGCTATGCCGGGGTGCTGCTGCTGGACACCTGGATGCCCCTGGCCCGCACCGACCTGCGCACGGAGGAGGAGGCGTTGCGCCGATGGCTCACCGCGGCCGGACTGGTGCGCGCAGGGGGGCACGTGATGGCGGTGGGCGATCCGGCGCATCCGGCCCTGCAGGCGCTGGTGCGGTGGGACCCAGCGGGGTTCGCGGCCCGCGAGGTGGAGCAGCGGCGGCAGGCACACCTGCCGCCGGCCGTGCGGCTGGCCACCGTCACCGGGGAGCCGGGCGCGGTCGACGACGCGCTGACGCTGCTGGCCCTGCCGGCGGTCGCGGAGGTCCTGGGTCCGGTGCCGGTGGGGGAGTCGGAGGTGCGTCTTGTGGTGCGGGCGCCCAGGAGCCAGGGAGGGGCGTTGTCCGCGGCCCTGCTGGAGCTGCAGCGGGTGCGCTCGGCCCGCAAGCTCGAGGCGGTGCGGATCCAGGTCGACCCGCACTCCCTCTGA
- the metK gene encoding methionine adenosyltransferase — protein sequence MAGRLFTSESVTEGHPDKIADQISDTVLDYLLAHDPASRVAVETLLTTGLVVVAGEVTTTAYAPVAKLVRDKILEIGYDASEKGFDGASCGVTVAIGAQSPDIAQGVDDAYEERHDQSTDELDRQGAGDQGLMFGYACDDTPELMPLPITIAQRLAERLSRVRKDGTMPNLRPDGKTQVTIEYDDDNRPVRVDTVVLSTQHSEDTDLAKLEDEIRQHVIDPVLASFDIPSAGYRMLVNPTGRFVVGGPMGDAGLTGRKIIIDTYGGMARHGGGAFSGKDPSKVDRSAAYAMRWVAKNVVAAGLARRCEAQVAYAIGKAAPVGVFIETFGTGVVPDSKIQEAVLEVFDLRPAAIIRDLDLLKPKYAQTAAYGHFGRELPGFTWEITDRADQLKAAAGL from the coding sequence GTGGCAGGACGCCTTTTCACGTCTGAGTCGGTGACCGAGGGTCACCCCGACAAGATCGCTGACCAGATCAGCGACACCGTGCTCGACTACCTCCTGGCCCACGACCCGGCGAGCCGCGTGGCCGTCGAGACGCTGCTGACCACCGGGCTGGTCGTCGTGGCCGGCGAGGTCACCACCACGGCGTACGCGCCCGTGGCCAAGCTGGTGCGCGACAAGATCCTCGAGATCGGCTACGACGCCTCCGAGAAGGGCTTCGACGGCGCCTCCTGCGGCGTCACCGTGGCCATCGGCGCCCAGTCGCCCGACATCGCCCAGGGTGTCGACGACGCCTACGAGGAGCGTCACGACCAGTCCACCGACGAGCTGGACCGTCAGGGCGCCGGCGACCAGGGACTGATGTTCGGCTACGCCTGCGACGACACTCCCGAGCTGATGCCGCTCCCCATCACCATCGCCCAGCGGCTCGCCGAGCGGCTGTCCCGGGTGCGCAAGGACGGCACGATGCCCAACCTGCGTCCCGACGGCAAGACCCAGGTCACCATCGAGTACGACGACGACAACCGCCCCGTGCGCGTCGACACGGTCGTGCTCTCCACCCAGCACTCCGAGGACACCGACCTCGCCAAGCTCGAGGACGAGATCCGGCAGCACGTGATCGACCCCGTCCTGGCGTCGTTCGACATCCCGTCGGCGGGCTACCGGATGCTGGTCAACCCGACCGGCCGGTTCGTCGTCGGAGGACCGATGGGCGACGCCGGCCTCACCGGTCGCAAGATCATCATCGACACCTACGGCGGCATGGCCCGTCACGGCGGCGGTGCCTTCTCGGGCAAGGACCCCTCGAAGGTCGACCGCTCCGCGGCGTACGCGATGCGCTGGGTCGCCAAGAACGTCGTGGCCGCCGGGCTCGCCCGTCGCTGCGAGGCCCAGGTCGCCTACGCCATCGGCAAGGCCGCCCCCGTGGGCGTCTTCATCGAGACCTTCGGCACCGGGGTGGTCCCGGACTCCAAGATCCAGGAGGCGGTGCTCGAGGTCTTCGACCTGCGCCCCGCCGCGATCATCCGCGACCTCGACCTGCTGAAGCCGAAGTACGCCCAGACGGCGGCCTACGGCCACTTCGGTCGTGAGCTGCCGGGCTTCACCTGGGAGATCACCGACCGCGCCGACCAGCTGAAGGCGGCAGCCGGTCTCTGA
- the gmk gene encoding guanylate kinase: MSAVGSIPVSRLVVLAGPTAVGKGTVAADVRRRHPEVWISVSVTTRAPRPGEIDGVHYHFVDDAQFDAMVANDELLEWACVHGAARYGTPRGPVEEVLAQGRPAMLEIDLQGARQVRRTMPEALFVFLKPPSWDELVRRLVGRGTENAEERARRLATAREELEAEAEFDVTIVNHEVHAAVEELVNLMVLDPGR, encoded by the coding sequence ATGAGCGCCGTGGGCTCCATACCGGTCTCCCGACTCGTCGTCCTGGCCGGGCCCACCGCCGTCGGCAAGGGCACCGTGGCCGCCGACGTCCGGCGACGCCACCCCGAGGTCTGGATCTCGGTCTCGGTGACCACCCGGGCGCCGCGGCCCGGCGAGATCGACGGCGTGCACTACCACTTCGTCGACGATGCCCAGTTCGACGCGATGGTCGCCAACGACGAGCTCCTGGAGTGGGCCTGCGTGCACGGCGCCGCCCGGTACGGCACGCCGCGCGGTCCGGTCGAGGAGGTGCTGGCCCAAGGTCGCCCGGCGATGCTGGAGATCGACCTGCAGGGGGCCCGCCAGGTCCGCCGGACGATGCCGGAGGCCCTGTTCGTCTTCCTCAAGCCGCCGTCGTGGGACGAGCTGGTCCGCCGGCTCGTCGGTCGGGGCACCGAGAACGCCGAGGAACGGGCTCGTCGACTGGCCACCGCGCGCGAGGAGCTGGAGGCCGAAGCGGAGTTCGACGTCACCATCGTGAACCATGAAGTTCACGCTGCGGTCGAGGAGTTGGTAAACTTGATGGTGCTCGACCCCGGGCGTTGA
- the rpoZ gene encoding DNA-directed RNA polymerase subunit omega translates to MSAPNIAAEGVTNPSIDDLLTKTDSKYKLVLYSAKRARQINAYYSQLGEGLLEYVGPLVDTHVQEKPLSIALREINEDLLTCEDIDPAELAAEEAAKASAGATSAE, encoded by the coding sequence GTGTCTGCCCCCAACATCGCCGCAGAGGGCGTCACCAACCCCTCGATCGACGACCTGCTCACCAAGACCGACAGCAAGTACAAGCTGGTCCTCTACAGCGCCAAGCGCGCCCGGCAGATCAACGCCTACTACTCCCAGCTCGGCGAGGGCCTGCTGGAGTACGTCGGCCCGCTGGTCGACACCCACGTCCAGGAGAAGCCCCTCTCCATCGCCCTGCGCGAGATCAACGAGGACCTGCTGACCTGTGAGGACATCGACCCCGCAGAGCTCGCTGCCGAGGAGGCCGCCAAGGCTTCGGCGGGAGCCACCAGCGCAGAGTGA
- the mihF gene encoding integration host factor, actinobacterial type, with product MALPPLTPEQRLAALDKAAASRRERAEVKNRLKNSGASIIEVIREGQDNEVVGKMRVVDLLQSMPGLGKVRARQVMERLGIAESRRVRGLGTKQVAALEREFADGA from the coding sequence GTGGCACTGCCTCCCCTCACCCCCGAACAGCGCCTCGCGGCGCTCGACAAGGCTGCCGCCTCCCGCAGGGAGCGCGCGGAGGTGAAGAACCGGCTCAAGAACTCGGGCGCCTCGATCATCGAGGTGATCCGCGAGGGGCAGGACAACGAGGTGGTCGGCAAGATGCGGGTCGTCGACCTGCTGCAGTCGATGCCCGGCCTGGGCAAGGTGCGGGCCCGACAGGTGATGGAGCGCCTCGGCATCGCCGAGAGCCGACGGGTCCGCGGGCTCGGCACCAAGCAGGTGGCCGCGCTGGAGCGCGAGTTCGCCGACGGCGCATGA